The Dyella caseinilytica genome has a window encoding:
- a CDS encoding GH36-type glycosyl hydrolase domain-containing protein — protein MPPQSSLQIDPPSRVQLLSNGHYTVMLNDAGSGYSQWRGLAITRWREDPVGDEWGSYLLLRDEESGEVWSPSTQPYGIAGDNDATTLYDDHVSMTRQRGSLTAKFDVAVAGDRDLEWRRITLSNEGVSEREISLTSYAELVLGPGVGDAAHPAFSKMFVQTEWVEQGSTLLATRRRRSSSEPEVWAAHRVMVESDSDGKCDYETDRMRFLGRGRTLRHAQAMQGGVVLSKSSGCVLDPIFSLRRRVRVPPGASVRVVFLTAVASTRSDALTLISALDERGLGDDVLADAKAHADAQRTRLGISAALASRFDGLNAALLYADAAFRPSGELLAIGVGGPPVLWSCGISGDRPIVLLRIGEASNMAFVHELLLAQCYWQAKQLGVDIVLLDTTSGDDGALFAALSERAKTQSDRLKADSSAVTAQAFVLRDRDISDAVRAGLITASRILLDASTGFPETATQRQESHAHTSTTAAHQASPGISRMFRSKASTSAGEFGNGLGRFSDAGRSYIINLKSEQHTPQPWINVIANPDFGFLVSAEGGGYAWSSNSQQNPLTPWPNDPVSDTPHEVLYLRDLDSGELWSATAAPIRVPTVNYACEYGKGYCRFTHHAHGIEVDLLQFVPTNDPVKLSHLSLRNDSDRKRRLSITAYVEWALGANGTVPAPFVVTSRDPVTGALLARNAWRAEFHERVAFMDLGGLQHSMTGDRLKFLGCHGAVDRPAALTGNSPLSGQIGAGLAPCGALQTSIDLSPGEQFDITFLLGEARSPDQAQALVEKYRTVDLDAALDDVHTQWNDLLDTIQVSTPDRAMDILLNDWLLYQVLVCRMWARTAYYQASGAYGFRDQLQDSMALCVARPDLAREHLLRAAARQFAQGDVQHWWLPPSGQGIRTRISDDRIWLAYVASHYVKTTADTAVLDEMLPFLEGAAIKDGDTDAFYLPGIANGKSSLYEHCARAIDSSLTLGANGLPLMGAGDWNDGMNNVGAKGRGESVWLAWFLLSAIHAFLPYVRARDEQARAYRWQTYADALQKVLEGTPGWDGEWYRRGYYDDGAPLGSHESLECRIDVIAQSWSLMSGVADPAHAALAMKSVEKYLIKRDEKIALLFTPPFDHTPLDPGYIKGYPPGIRENGGQYTHGATWSIFAYAMLGQGDHAAALFDILNPIRHSETVEAVARYQVEPYVACADVYSVDPYIGRGGWTWYTGSAGWLYRAGLEAILGFQRLGDHLLINPCVPTSWPRFEITYRHRGGHRGITHYLIAVENPDGVSSGVASVELDGKTLHTEQIPLVDDGQKHSVRVTLGGSRKRS, from the coding sequence ATGCCGCCCCAGTCTTCATTGCAGATAGATCCTCCATCACGCGTGCAACTGCTCTCGAATGGGCATTACACTGTGATGTTGAATGACGCAGGCTCCGGCTATAGCCAATGGCGCGGGCTTGCCATCACACGTTGGCGTGAAGATCCCGTAGGTGATGAATGGGGCAGTTACCTGTTGTTGCGGGACGAAGAGAGTGGTGAGGTCTGGTCGCCAAGCACGCAGCCCTACGGCATAGCTGGTGACAACGATGCGACGACGTTATATGACGATCACGTCAGCATGACTCGCCAGCGCGGCTCGCTAACCGCCAAGTTTGATGTGGCGGTGGCCGGCGATCGCGATCTCGAATGGCGACGGATCACACTCAGCAATGAAGGGGTGAGTGAGCGCGAGATCTCGCTGACTTCGTATGCGGAGCTTGTGTTAGGGCCGGGCGTTGGCGATGCAGCGCACCCCGCCTTCTCCAAGATGTTTGTCCAGACCGAATGGGTGGAGCAGGGGAGCACCCTGCTGGCGACACGCCGTCGTCGCTCATCCAGCGAGCCGGAAGTATGGGCAGCGCATAGGGTGATGGTCGAGTCTGATTCTGATGGCAAGTGCGATTATGAAACCGATCGCATGCGCTTCCTGGGGCGCGGCCGCACGCTGCGGCATGCACAGGCCATGCAAGGTGGTGTTGTGCTCTCGAAATCCTCCGGTTGCGTACTGGATCCGATTTTCAGCCTGCGCCGCCGCGTGCGGGTACCGCCTGGTGCCAGCGTGCGGGTAGTGTTCTTGACTGCGGTCGCCAGCACACGATCGGATGCGCTTACGCTGATAAGCGCATTGGACGAACGTGGCTTGGGCGACGATGTCCTTGCGGACGCGAAGGCGCATGCGGATGCGCAACGAACACGCCTGGGAATCAGCGCAGCTCTGGCTTCGCGTTTCGATGGCCTTAACGCAGCGTTGCTTTACGCTGATGCGGCCTTCAGGCCATCGGGCGAACTGCTCGCCATCGGTGTTGGTGGTCCGCCCGTTCTATGGAGTTGCGGCATTTCCGGTGATCGGCCCATCGTTCTGCTGCGCATAGGCGAAGCATCCAACATGGCGTTTGTGCATGAATTACTCCTGGCCCAGTGTTACTGGCAGGCAAAGCAATTGGGCGTCGACATCGTTCTATTGGATACGACTTCCGGTGATGACGGCGCATTGTTCGCGGCGCTGAGTGAACGAGCGAAGACTCAGAGCGATCGACTCAAGGCCGATTCGTCGGCTGTCACGGCGCAAGCATTTGTGCTCCGTGATCGCGATATTTCCGACGCCGTGCGGGCAGGCCTGATCACCGCCTCTCGTATCTTGCTGGACGCTTCCACAGGCTTTCCTGAAACAGCAACGCAACGCCAAGAAAGCCATGCTCATACATCCACCACGGCCGCTCATCAAGCTTCGCCTGGCATTTCGCGGATGTTCCGCTCAAAAGCTTCGACGTCGGCTGGCGAGTTCGGTAATGGTCTGGGGCGATTCAGTGACGCCGGGCGTAGCTACATCATCAACCTCAAGAGTGAGCAACACACGCCGCAACCGTGGATCAATGTCATCGCCAATCCCGACTTCGGATTTTTGGTGTCGGCAGAGGGTGGTGGCTACGCCTGGTCGAGCAATAGTCAGCAGAACCCACTAACGCCCTGGCCGAACGATCCGGTCAGCGATACACCGCATGAGGTGCTGTATCTGCGCGACCTGGACAGCGGCGAGCTATGGAGCGCCACGGCTGCGCCGATTCGCGTCCCAACGGTGAACTATGCCTGCGAGTACGGTAAAGGCTATTGTCGCTTTACGCACCATGCGCATGGCATCGAGGTCGATCTGCTGCAGTTCGTGCCTACCAATGATCCGGTCAAGCTTTCGCATCTTTCGTTGCGCAATGACTCGGATCGCAAGCGACGCTTGTCGATCACTGCTTACGTGGAGTGGGCACTGGGTGCGAACGGCACCGTGCCGGCACCATTTGTGGTCACCTCACGCGACCCCGTGACGGGCGCGTTGTTGGCGCGCAACGCATGGCGGGCCGAGTTCCACGAGCGCGTTGCGTTTATGGATCTTGGCGGCTTGCAGCATTCGATGACAGGCGATCGGCTTAAGTTTCTAGGGTGCCACGGCGCCGTTGATCGACCTGCTGCGCTGACTGGCAATTCACCGCTATCCGGGCAGATCGGAGCCGGGCTGGCTCCCTGTGGTGCGTTGCAGACATCCATCGATCTTTCGCCTGGCGAGCAGTTCGATATCACCTTTCTGCTTGGCGAGGCCAGATCGCCCGATCAGGCACAAGCCCTGGTAGAAAAGTATCGTACGGTCGATCTCGACGCTGCGTTGGATGATGTTCACACGCAATGGAACGATTTGCTCGATACCATTCAGGTAAGCACACCAGATCGTGCGATGGACATTCTTCTCAACGACTGGCTGCTGTATCAGGTGCTGGTTTGCCGCATGTGGGCGCGCACTGCTTATTATCAGGCGAGCGGCGCCTATGGATTCCGCGATCAATTGCAAGATTCGATGGCCTTGTGCGTGGCGCGCCCGGATCTCGCGCGCGAGCACTTGCTGAGAGCAGCGGCGCGACAATTCGCACAAGGGGACGTGCAGCATTGGTGGTTGCCGCCATCCGGGCAGGGGATTCGCACACGGATTAGCGACGATCGTATATGGCTTGCGTATGTCGCTTCTCACTACGTTAAAACCACTGCAGATACTGCCGTTCTGGATGAGATGCTGCCATTTCTTGAAGGGGCGGCGATCAAGGATGGCGATACCGACGCGTTTTATCTGCCCGGGATCGCCAATGGAAAAAGCAGTTTATACGAGCATTGCGCACGGGCGATTGACTCGAGTTTGACGTTGGGCGCAAATGGCTTGCCCTTGATGGGCGCGGGTGACTGGAACGACGGCATGAACAACGTCGGCGCCAAAGGCCGCGGTGAAAGCGTCTGGCTGGCCTGGTTTCTGCTGTCGGCCATCCATGCTTTTCTGCCGTACGTCCGTGCTCGTGATGAGCAGGCGCGCGCCTATCGATGGCAGACATATGCCGATGCCCTGCAGAAAGTGCTTGAAGGGACGCCGGGATGGGATGGGGAATGGTATCGGCGCGGCTATTACGATGATGGTGCGCCCCTTGGATCACACGAGAGCCTGGAGTGCAGGATCGATGTGATCGCACAGTCGTGGAGCCTCATGTCCGGGGTGGCCGATCCTGCCCATGCAGCGTTGGCCATGAAATCCGTTGAGAAATATTTGATAAAGCGCGATGAAAAAATTGCGCTGCTGTTCACGCCGCCGTTTGATCACACGCCACTGGATCCCGGCTACATCAAAGGCTACCCGCCAGGCATCCGCGAGAACGGCGGCCAATACACGCATGGCGCGACATGGTCGATCTTTGCCTATGCCATGCTTGGTCAGGGTGATCACGCAGCGGCATTGTTCGATATTCTCAACCCGATCCGCCACAGTGAAACCGTGGAGGCGGTGGCCCGCTATCAGGTGGAGCCCTATGTAGCCTGCGCTGACGTTTATTCGGTAGATCCGTATATCGGCCGCGGCGGCTGGACCTGGTACACCGGCTCGGCAGGGTGGCTATACCGAGCCGGTCTGGAGGCCATTCTGGGCTTTCAACGACTGGGCGACCATCTGCTGATCAATCCATGTGTCCCGACGTCGTGGCCGCGCTTTGAGATCACCTATCGTCATCGCGGCGGACATCGTGGCATCACGCACTATCTGATCGCGGTCGAAAATCCTGATGGCGTAAGTTCCGGTGTGGCCTCCGTCGAGCTCGATGGCAAGACGCTCCATACGGAACAAATACCACTTGTTGATGACGGTCAGAAGCACAGCGTTCGCGTGACACTTGGCGGCTCACGCAAGCGGAGCTAA